The following proteins are encoded in a genomic region of Natrinema sp. HArc-T2:
- a CDS encoding Lrp/AsnC family transcriptional regulator, which translates to MSSDPPNWDFKDRDIAILTELADDPQLSSRELTTVLEDKYDIDVSHVTVSESIRRMRDEGVFREAIIPNEEYYIFALFEFKFNTEHFADHWRAAMEDIRADKHTLFFFLADGEYQWKTVMMFRDRQEVPKWIHDCYSDHGKVIENIRNSAVHNVLKFQTDPQIYEDLGKERSER; encoded by the coding sequence ATGAGCAGCGACCCACCGAATTGGGATTTTAAAGATCGGGATATCGCGATTCTCACCGAGCTTGCCGACGACCCACAGCTGTCCTCGCGAGAGCTCACCACGGTACTCGAGGACAAGTACGATATCGACGTCTCTCACGTCACGGTCAGCGAGTCGATCCGGCGGATGCGCGACGAGGGAGTATTCCGCGAGGCGATCATCCCGAACGAGGAATACTATATCTTCGCGCTGTTCGAGTTCAAGTTCAATACCGAACACTTCGCCGACCACTGGCGTGCTGCGATGGAGGACATCAGAGCGGACAAACACACGCTGTTTTTCTTCCTCGCCGACGGGGAGTACCAGTGGAAGACCGTCATGATGTTTCGCGACCGGCAGGAAGTTCCCAAGTGGATCCACGACTGCTACTCGGACCACGGCAAGGTCATCGAGAACATTCGGAACTCGGCGGTCCACAACGTTCTCAAGTTCCAGACCGATCCCCAGATCTACGAAGATCTCGGC